One stretch of Clupea harengus chromosome 2, Ch_v2.0.2, whole genome shotgun sequence DNA includes these proteins:
- the f5 gene encoding coagulation factor V, with the protein MRLCPLEGTSFAWLVLTLLSNAALAVERHYYIAAVNIDWDYSGQQRSGVIYKKAVYREYEDANFKKAKPHPPWLGLLGPTLRGQEGDVIVVTFRNMVDQPCNIHTHGVAYGKQSEGAFYFDNTSQKEKEDDIINSGGSHTYHWEVTSAVAPAADDPPCLTYTYFSHVDMVKDYNSGLIGTLLICKPGSLDDFGKQKHFHQESVLLFGVFDESFSWYSKGGPPSGERMKYTINGYTNGTVPGLNVCAYSSVSWHFLSMSSTPELFSIHFNGQVLTQDGHRVSSVGIISGTTTSASMTAVHTGRWLVSSHISKHLEAGMHGFLMVETCEGFSKPQRKLTIQQRRESQMWTYYIAAEEVIWDYTPNMPDYIDADFRSKYLKQGPDRIGKKYKKAVFTQYTDQTFTKRAENKQRKMELGILGPVIRAQIRDQIRIVFNNKATQPYSIYPHGLTIDKAGEGANYPQGGNQTHAVQPGETHTYVWNVIEEDEPLPSDPRCLTRMYHSAVNTPRDIASGLVGPLLICKSHSLNKRNVQLKADKEQHAMFAIFDENKSWYLDENIQEYCGDPPRVRKDAPDFYASNVMHTINGYMYESGQVLGFCFREIVTWHVSSIGEQNRIQTVTFYGHTFELNNREEDFLTLFPMTGETISMDMDSKGDWLLSSLNSHDTTKGMRVKFKDVECFRDYVYEYEDEDKEVYTVWKQEEYKSAPKEENDVTEEVVNPVTDIQTDYWAGLLDIRSHKESGNVSTTGMELVDLSQFDYVDDLPGKTSKKVRNGSDTEPITPSQAVMDVQGPVQGDPVSSVHTSVNATSNYTSSNDTSDSSDTQTNITAGSEYNESLSFVDPNMLLSNSSEVLDYTENGTRPSENVTAEGSVDSNKTNHSNTNMLLSNSSEVLDYTENGRRPSQNVTAERSVHSNKTDHSNTNMLLSNSSEVLDYTENGTQPSENVTAERSVHSNKTDHSNTNMLLSNSSEVLDYTENGRRPSQNVTAERSVHSNKTDHSNTNMLLSNSSEVLDYTENGTQPSENVTAEGSVDSNYVFTYSESSLESLTKSLNETDTEFVLLDGEAPTKISRGELEEEIVDPHMQGSLSLYNVTLTEPGDHDTTLAEGIADGTLSPEDTLMLNATDDTENGTASMTVIEEGDNETSLKVGVNMTHSSDNQINGLPQLNTSSSENRQHISSSNSESSDSISSERYGNDTQESDELNSSEEVVIYLGHNKNEGMRTNSLGPLKEHWGYEGKHTPTHMEIPEDITKYIPNETKPKKEPKKKVVHRRVRPFKGHAMRTRKKTEYKPQPKSSLSSRGFQPRGARPVSNEEDIVNNAIVIGLPRPEFNDYDLYAPLDDPQDKDTLSKEEYEYIEYKDPYSQPVLEEGMTLDETTQYFLKHVEKGTNVRQYFLSAEEVEWEYGGYGQRRSDMKSDGRPTSFTKVVYRGYLDPRFKTPDIRGEVDEHLGILGPVIRAEVGDTIMVVFRNLGSRPYSIHAKGVKYSKQMEGLSYVDGTPYWYQTDNAVQTNQTYTYMWKVSHKVGPKDGEPDCRTWAYYSGVNPERDIHSGLIGPLLICRSGTLGKKPLDTREFVLLFMTFDENKSWYYEKNYEMIQRRNKRTVMDPLFKENIKFPAINGIIYALKGLRMYTNQLANWHLLNMGEANDVHSIHFHGQTFLNHKGKLHRQGVFPLLPGGFATLQMWPSKPGLWLLESEVGLSQQRGMQTLFLVIDNDCGHPLGLVSGGVQDRQITASHTRGYWEPHLARLHNSGKYNAWSTDDTGSWIQVDFQRPVVISKVATQGAKEMFSSNYLVNYAISYSTDRRKWVFYKGDSDTVRKTFKGNEGAHEEKENIFYPPMIGRFVRLHPLQSYNKATVRMEYYGCELDGCSVPLGMKSGDIRDQQITASSTASNWYAGTWEAWLARVDRQGTVNAWQAKHNNRNQWLQIELSDVKKITGIITQGAKSMGTKMFVSAFTLQYSNDGIRWTKYTDDPDYEVKEFEGNTDNNDHKRNYIYPPIFTKFIRIVPSNWHKSITMRVELLGCDFE; encoded by the exons ATGAGGCTGTGTCCCTTGGAGGGGACTTCATTTGCTTGGCTTGTTCTCACTCTTCTAAGCAACGCTGCGCTAGCCGTGGAAAGGCACTATTACATCGCCGCTGTCAACATTGACTGGGATTATTCTGGACAGCAAAG GTCTGGTGTCATCTACAAGAAAGCGGTATACAGAGAATATGAGGATGCCAACTTTAAAAAGGCCAAGCCCCACCCTCCGTGGCTAG GTCTGCTTGGGCCAACATTACGTGGACAGGAAGGCGATGTGATCGTGGTGACGTTCCGGAACATGGTGGATCAGCCTtgcaacatccacacacatggtGTCGCTTATGGCAAACAGTCAGAGG GAGCGTTCTACTTCGACAACACTTCacaaaaagagaaggaggacgaCATTATCAATTCAGGTGGATCCCACACGTATCACTGGGAGGTGACGTCGGCGGTGGCACCGGCGGCTGATGACCCCCCCtgcctcacatacacatacttttccCATGTCGACATGGTCAAGGACTACAACTCAGGCTTAATCGGCACACTGCTGATCTGCAAACCGG GCAGTCTAGATGATTTTGGAAAGCAGAAACACTTCCACCAGGAGAGTGTTCTCCTCTTCGGCGTTTTTGATGAGAGCTTCAGCTGGTACAGCAAAGGAGGCCCCCCCTCTGGCGAACGCATGAAATACACCATCAACGGCTATACAAATGGCACTGTTCCAG GTTTGAACGTCTGTGCCTATAGTTCCGTCAGCTGGCATTTCCTGAGCATGAGTTCCACGCCAGAGCTCTTTTCTATTCACTTCAATGGGCAGGTGTTAACACAGGATGGGCACAGAGTCTCCTCAGTGGGCATCATAAGTGGCACCACCACCAGTGCCAGCATGACGGCCGTTCACACCGGTCGCTGGCTGGTCTCGTCTCACATTAGCAAACACTTGGAGG CGGGGATGCATGGTTTTCTGATGGTGGAAACATGTGAGGGCTTCAGCAAGCCTCAGCGCAAGCTCACGATCCAACAGAGGCGAGAGAGTCAGATGTGGACCTACTACATCGCCGCCGAGGAAGTGATCTGGGACTACACTCCGAACATGCCTGACTACATTGATGC GGATTTCAGATCCAAGTACTTGAAGCAGGGCCCCGACCGTATTGGTAAAAAGTACAAGAAGGCAGTCTTCACACAGTATACGGACCAGACCTTCACGAAGCGGGCGGAGAACAAACAGAGGAAGATGGAGCTAGGCATCCTCGGCCCTGTCATTAGGGCACAAATCAGAGATCAGATAAGG ATTGTGTTCAACAACAAAGCCACCCAGCCATACAGCATCTACCCTCACGGGCTGACCATAGACAAAGCAGGAGAGGGAGCAAACTATCCACAGGGTG GAAACCAGACCCACGCGGTGCAGCCGGGAGAGACGCACACGTACGTGTGGAATGTGATTGAGGAGGACGAGCCGTTGCCCAGCGACCCGCGCTGCCTGACCAGGATGTACCACAGCGCAGTTAACACCCCGCGGGACATCGCCTCTGGCCTCGTGGGCCCGCTGCTCATCTGCAAGAGCCACTCTCTGAACAAGAGGAACGTGCAG TTGAAGGCAGACAAGGAGCAGCATGCCATGTTTGCAATTTTTGACGAGAACAAAAGTTGGTACTTGGATGAAAATATTCAGGAATATTGCGGTGACCCACCAAGAGTCAGAAAAGATGCCCCAGACTTCTACGCATCGAATGTTATGCACA CAATCAACGGCTATATGTATGAGAGTGGCCAAGTCCTGGGCTTCTGCTTCAGAGAAATTGTCACCTGGCACGTCTCCAGTATTGGGGAACAGAACCGCATCCAGACTGTCACTTTCTATGGACACACGTTTGAACTGAACAACAGGGAGGAGGACTTTCTCACACTGTTTCCCATGACAGGGGAGACCATCAGTATGGACATGGACAGTAAAG GAGATTGGCTTTTGTCATCTCTGAACTCTCACGACACAACCAAGGGCATGAGAGTGAAATTTAAAGACGTGGAGTGCTTCCGGGATTATGTTTACGAATACGAGGACGAGGACAAAGAAGTATACACTGTGTGGAAACAGGAAGAATACAAGAGTGCTCCAAAAGAAGAGAATGATGTTACAGAGGAAGTGGTGAACCCGGTAACTGATATACAAACAGACTACTGGGCTGGCTTGCTCGACATTAGATCACATAAGGAGTCGGGCAACGTGTCCACCACTGGCATGGAGCTGGTGGACCTCAGCCAGTTTGATTATGTGGACGACTTACCAGGTAAAACCTCAAAGAAAGTGAGGAACGGTTCTGATACTGAGCCGATTACCCCTTCCCAGGCTGTGATGGATGTCCAAGGACCAGTACAAGGTGATCCAGTTTCTTCAGTCCACACCTCAGTGAATGCAACGAGTAACTACACTTCCAGTAATGACACCTCTGATTCGTCAGATACACAAACCAACATCACCGCTGGATCTGAATACAATGAATCATTATCATTTGTGGACCCTAATATGTTGCTGTCTAATTCATCAGAAGTTCTTGATTACACAGAGAATGGCACACGGCCTTCTGAAAACGTTACTGCTGAAGGGAGTGTAGATagcaacaaaacaaaccatTCCAACACAAATATGTTACTGTCAAACTCATCAGAAGTTCTAGATTACACAGAAAATGGCAGACGGCCTTCTCAAAACGTTACTGCTGAAAGAAGTGTACACAGCAACAAAACAGACCATTCCAACACAAATATGTTACTGTCAAACTCATCAGAAGTTCTTGATTACACAGAGAATGGCACACAGCCTTCTGAAAACGTTACTGCTGAAAGAAGTGTACACAGCAACAAAACAGACCATTCCAACACAAATATGTTGCTGTCAAACTCATCAGAAGTTCTAGATTACACAGAAAATGGCAGACGGCCTTCTCAAAACGTTACTGCTGAAAGAAGTGTACACAGCAACAAAACAGACCATTCCAACACAAATATGTTACTGTCAAACTCATCAGAAGTTCTTGATTACACAGAGAATGGCACACAGCCTTCTGAAAACGTTACCGCTGAAGGAAGTGTAGACAGCAACTATGTCTTTACTTACTCTGAATCCTCCCTTGAGTCACTTACAAAGAGTTTGAATGAGACTGACACAGAGTTTGTGCTCCTGGATGGAGAAGCTCCAACGAAGATCAGCAGAGGAGAGTTGGAGGAGGAGATAGTAGACCCACACATGCAGGGGTCTTTGTCTCTCTACAATGTCACCCTGACTGAGCCTGGGGACCATGACACGACTTTGGCAGAGGGCATAGCAGATGGCACACTGAGCCCTGaagacacactcatgctcaaCGCCACTGATGACACTGAGAACGGAACAGCGTCCATGACTGTTATTGAGGAGGGGGACAATGAAACTTCTCTGAAAGTTGGAGTCAACATGACACACTCTTCAGACAATCAAATCAATGGGCTCCCGCAACTTAATACGTCATCCTCTGAGAACCGTCAGCACATTTCCTCTAGTAATTCAGAGAGCAGTGATTCGATCTCGTCTGAACGTTATGGCAACGACACACAGGAGAGTGATGAGTTGAACAGCAGCGAGGAGGTCGTCATCTACCTGGGACACAACAAGAACGAGGGGATGAGGACCAACTCGCTCGGGCCCCTGAAGGAACACTGGGGCTACGAGGGCAaacacacgcccacgcacatGGAGATCCCCGAGGACATAACCAAGTACATTCCGAACGAGACCAAGCCGAAGAAGGAGCCGAAGAAGAAAGTGGTGCACAGAAGAGTTCGGCCGTTTAAAGGGCATGCCATGAGAACCAGGAAAAAGACAGAGTATAAGCCCCAGCCCAAGTCCAGTTTGAGCTCAAGAGGGTTTCAGCCGAGGGGAGCCAGGCCAGTTTCAAACGAGGAGGACATTGTGAACAATGCCATAGTCATCGGCCTGCCCCGACCAGAATTCAACGACTATGACTTATACGCACCGCTAGATGACCCCCAGGACAAGGATACCTTGAGTAAGGAGGAATATGAGTACATTGAATACAAGGACCCATACAGCCAACCAGTGCTTGAGGAAGGTATGACACTGGATGAGACAACACAATATTTTCTGAAGCATGTGGAAAAGGGCACCAACGTGAGACAGTATTTCCTGAGTGCAGAGGAAGTCGAGTGGGAATATGGCGGATACGGACAAAG GCGATCTGACATGAAATCTGATGGGAGGCCCACCTCATTCACTAAGGTGGTATATCGGGGGTATCTGGACCCCAGATTTAAAACGCCCGACATTAGAGGAGAGGTTGACGAACATCTGGGAATACTTGGCCCTGTCATCAGGGCCGAGGTGGGGGACACAATCATG GTTGTCTTCAGAAACCTGGGAAGCAGGCCCTACTCCATTCATGCCAAAGGGGTCAAATACAGCAAGCAAATGGAGGGACTGAGCTACGTGGACGGAACACCATACTGGTACCAAACTGACAACGCAGTACAAACCAACCAGACTTACACTTACATGTGGAAAGTGAGCCACAAAGTGGGACCAAAGGATGGTGAACCTGACTGTCGGACCTGGGCATACTACTCTGGAGTGAATCCT gagagagacatacaTTCAGGGCTTATCGGCCCTCTCTTGATCTGTCGGAGTGGCACCCTCGGTAAAAAGCCTCTGGACACCAGAGAGTTTGTGCTTCTTTTCATGACATTTGATGAAAACAAGAGCTGGTATTATGAGAAAAACTATGAGATGATTCAAAGGAGGAACAAGAGAACTGTCATGGATCCTTTGTTCAAAGAGAACATTAAATTTCCAG CCATCAATGGCATAATCTACGCCCTCAAAGGCCTGAGAATGTACACCAATCAACTCGCCAACTGGCACCTCCTCAATATGGGAGAAGCAAACGATGTGCACAGCATCCATTTCCATGGGCAGACGTTCCTGAACCACAAAGGCAAACTCCATCGGCAAGGCGTATTCCCTCTTCTGCCTG GAGGATTTGCCACCCTACAGATGTGGCCGTCCAAGCCAGGCCTTTGGCTTCTGGAGTCTGAGGTTGGACTCTCTCAACAACGAGGAATGCAAACATTGTTCCTTGTGATAGACAATG ATTGTGGCCATCCACTGGGTCTTGTGTCAGGCGGCGTTCAGGACCGACAGATCACAGCCTCCCACACCAGAG GTTATTGGGAACCCCATTTGGCACGGCTGCACAATTCAGGGAAGTACAATGCTTGGAGCACGGACGATACGGGTTCTTGGATCCAG GTGGATTTCCAGAGGCCAGTTGTCATCAGCAAAGTTGCCACACAGGGAGCCAAAGAGATGTTTTCTTCTAACTACCTGGTGAATTATGCCATATCTTACAGCACAGACCGCAGGAAGTGGGTTTTCTACAAGGGAGACAGTGACACCGTCAGGAAG acTTTCAAAGGTAACGAGGGAGCCCATGAGGAGAAGGAAAACATATTCTACCCACCAATGATTGGACGATTTGTACGTCTTCATCCTTTGCAGTCCTATAACAAAGCAACTGTGCGCATGGAGTACTATGGCTGTGAGCTGGATG gtTGTTCTGTACCACTGGGAATGAAGAGTGGAGATATCCGAGACCAGCAGATAACCGCCAGCTCTACGGCGAGTAACTGGTATGCCGGGACCTGGGAGGCCTGGCTTGCCCGTGTGGACAGACAAGGGACTGTCAACGCCTGGCAAGCAAAG CACAATAACAGGAACCAGTGGCTGCAGATCGAGTTGAGCGATGTGAAGAAGATCACAGGGATCATTACCCAGGGGGCCAAGTCAATGGGCACGAAGATGTTTGTCTCCGCCTTCACTCTGCAGTACAGCAATGACGGAATCAGGTGGACCAAGTACACCGATGACCCGGATTATGAAGTAAAG GAATTTGAAGGGAACACGGACAACAACGACCACAAGAGAAATTACATATACCCTCCCATATTCACCAAATTCATCCGAATCGTTCCCAGCAATTGGCACAAATCCATTACCATGAGAGTTGAGCTTCTTGGGTGTGATTTTGAGTAA
- the gpr161a gene encoding G-protein coupled receptor 161 isoform X1: MNRSWNGTLAAPGIGNVTGGDGGSVAVESVSIVIIALLICLGNLVIVVTLYKKPYLLTPSNKFVFSLTLSNLLLSVLVLPFVAASSVRRDWMFGVVWCNFTALLYLLISSASMLTLGVIAIDRYYAVLYPMVYHMKITGNRAVLAIAYIWLHSLAGCLPPLFGWSAFEFGSAKRACTVAWHHEPGYAMFWVVWCCLPPLAAMLTCYGVIFRVARLKARKVHCGTVVVSSASAAQEDNGGGGQTGAQKGSRKNSSTSTSSSSSRRSLVYSGSQCKAFVTILVVVGTFLLTWGPYVVAVGTEALRGKGSVPPGVQTLVTWLSFASAVCHPLIYGLWNKTVRKELLGMCFGDRYYRESFVTRHRTSRLFSISNRITDLGMSPHLTAMLVGGAHPLGPGSSTGDTGFSFTQDSGTDVMLLDNFSTDCSFSSHHTSATGNRRRSSVTFEDQVDQHSKADSSPPTAAVLVKAELHNSLDTFASCLAKAIECDARLQIFGEGTPSLPPLPGALFTSRNVQRAPRYLDGQRLRMESIDEGIVKDDQREDEDEEDGD; this comes from the exons ATGAACAGAAGCTGGAATGGGACCTTGGCAGCTCCGGGTATCGGGAATGTCACGGGCGGGGACGGCGGGTCCGTCGCCGTGGAATCCGTTTCCATAGTGATCATCGCGCTCCTCATCTGCCTGGGCAACCTGGTGATTGTGGTAACGCTGTACAAGAAGCCCTACCTGCTGACTCCCAGCAACAAGTTTGTGTTCAGCCTGACGCTGTCCAACCTGCTGCTGTCGGTGCTGGTGCTGCCATTCGTGGCGGCCAGCTCGGTGCGGCGGGACTGGATGTTCGGCGTGGTGTGGTGCAACTTCACCGCCCTGCTCTACCTCCTCATCAGCTCGGCCAGCATGCTCACGCTAGGGGTCATCGCCATAGACAG GTACTACGCTGTGCTATACCCAATGGTCTACCACATGAAGATCACCGGAAACCGCGCCGTCTTGGCCATCGCTTACATCTGGTTGCACTCGTTGGCTGGCTGCCTTCCTCCTCTGTTTGGCTGGTCGGCGTTCGAGTTTGGCAGCGCCAAGCGCGCCTGCACTGTGGCGTGGCACCACGAGCCGGGCTACGCCATGTTCTGGGTCGTGTGGTGCTGCCTGCCCCCTCTGGCCGCCATGCTGACCTGCTACGGCGTCATCTTCCGCGTGGCGCGCCTCAAAGCCCGAAAGGTACACTGCGGCACCGTCGTGGTGTCCTCAGCCTCCGCCGCCCAGGAGGACAATGGAGGAGGCGGGCAGACGGGGGCGCAGAAGGGCAGCCGTAAGAACTCcagcacctccacctcctccagcagcagccgGCGCAGCCTGGTGTACTCAGGGAGCCAGTGCAAAGCCTTCGTCACCatcctggtggtggtggggaccTTTCTGTTAACCTGGGGGCCGTACGTGGTGGCGGTCGGCACCGAGGCGCTCCGGGGCAAAGGGAGCGTGCCGCCGGGCGTTCAGACGCTCGTCACGTGGTTGTCGTTCGCCAGCGCCGTGTGCCACCCGCTCATCTATGGACTGTGGAACAAGACGGTACGCAAAGAGCTCCTGGGCATGTGCTTCGGAGACCGGTACTACCGCGAGTCGTTCGTCACGCGGCACAGGACGTCGCGGCTCTTCAGCATCTCCAACCGCATCACGG ATCTGGGGATGTCCCCTCACCTGACGGCCATGTTGGTGGGAGGAGCCCATCCTCTGGGGCCTGGCAGCAGCACTGGAGACACGGGCTTCAGCTTCACACAAGACTcag GTACAGACGTCATGCTGCTGGATAACTTTTCCACTGACTGCTCCTTCTCCAGCCACCACACCAGCGCCACGGGCAACCGCAGGCGGAGCTCAGTCACGTTCGAGGACCAAGTGGACCAGCATTCCAAAG CAGACTCCTCCCCCCCTACTGCCGCCGTGCTGGTCAAAGCCGAGCTCCACAACTCCCTGGACACCTTTGCTTCCTGCCTGGCCAAGGCCATCGAGTGCGACGCAAGGCTGCAGATTTTCGGAGAGGGGACGCCCTCCCTGCCTCCACTGCCGGGGGCGTTGTTCACGAGCCGCAATGTCCAGCGGGCGCCCCGCTACCTGGACGGACAGAGACTGAGGATGGAGAGCATCGATGAAGGAATAGTGAAAGACGACCAGCgagaggacgaggacgaggaagacGGCGACTGa
- the gpr161a gene encoding G-protein coupled receptor 161 isoform X2, producing the protein MNRSWNGTLAAPGIGNVTGGDGGSVAVESVSIVIIALLICLGNLVIVVTLYKKPYLLTPSNKFVFSLTLSNLLLSVLVLPFVAASSVRRDWMFGVVWCNFTALLYLLISSASMLTLGVIAIDRYYAVLYPMVYHMKITGNRAVLAIAYIWLHSLAGCLPPLFGWSAFEFGSAKRACTVAWHHEPGYAMFWVVWCCLPPLAAMLTCYGVIFRVARLKARKVHCGTVVVSSASAAQEDNGGGGQTGAQKGSRKNSSTSTSSSSSRRSLVYSGSQCKAFVTILVVVGTFLLTWGPYVVAVGTEALRGKGSVPPGVQTLVTWLSFASAVCHPLIYGLWNKTVRKELLGMCFGDRYYRESFVTRHRTSRLFSISNRITDLGMSPHLTAMLVGGAHPLGPGSSTGDTGFSFTQDSGTDVMLLDNFSTDCSFSSHHTSATGNRRRSSVTFEDQVDQHSKDSSPPTAAVLVKAELHNSLDTFASCLAKAIECDARLQIFGEGTPSLPPLPGALFTSRNVQRAPRYLDGQRLRMESIDEGIVKDDQREDEDEEDGD; encoded by the exons ATGAACAGAAGCTGGAATGGGACCTTGGCAGCTCCGGGTATCGGGAATGTCACGGGCGGGGACGGCGGGTCCGTCGCCGTGGAATCCGTTTCCATAGTGATCATCGCGCTCCTCATCTGCCTGGGCAACCTGGTGATTGTGGTAACGCTGTACAAGAAGCCCTACCTGCTGACTCCCAGCAACAAGTTTGTGTTCAGCCTGACGCTGTCCAACCTGCTGCTGTCGGTGCTGGTGCTGCCATTCGTGGCGGCCAGCTCGGTGCGGCGGGACTGGATGTTCGGCGTGGTGTGGTGCAACTTCACCGCCCTGCTCTACCTCCTCATCAGCTCGGCCAGCATGCTCACGCTAGGGGTCATCGCCATAGACAG GTACTACGCTGTGCTATACCCAATGGTCTACCACATGAAGATCACCGGAAACCGCGCCGTCTTGGCCATCGCTTACATCTGGTTGCACTCGTTGGCTGGCTGCCTTCCTCCTCTGTTTGGCTGGTCGGCGTTCGAGTTTGGCAGCGCCAAGCGCGCCTGCACTGTGGCGTGGCACCACGAGCCGGGCTACGCCATGTTCTGGGTCGTGTGGTGCTGCCTGCCCCCTCTGGCCGCCATGCTGACCTGCTACGGCGTCATCTTCCGCGTGGCGCGCCTCAAAGCCCGAAAGGTACACTGCGGCACCGTCGTGGTGTCCTCAGCCTCCGCCGCCCAGGAGGACAATGGAGGAGGCGGGCAGACGGGGGCGCAGAAGGGCAGCCGTAAGAACTCcagcacctccacctcctccagcagcagccgGCGCAGCCTGGTGTACTCAGGGAGCCAGTGCAAAGCCTTCGTCACCatcctggtggtggtggggaccTTTCTGTTAACCTGGGGGCCGTACGTGGTGGCGGTCGGCACCGAGGCGCTCCGGGGCAAAGGGAGCGTGCCGCCGGGCGTTCAGACGCTCGTCACGTGGTTGTCGTTCGCCAGCGCCGTGTGCCACCCGCTCATCTATGGACTGTGGAACAAGACGGTACGCAAAGAGCTCCTGGGCATGTGCTTCGGAGACCGGTACTACCGCGAGTCGTTCGTCACGCGGCACAGGACGTCGCGGCTCTTCAGCATCTCCAACCGCATCACGG ATCTGGGGATGTCCCCTCACCTGACGGCCATGTTGGTGGGAGGAGCCCATCCTCTGGGGCCTGGCAGCAGCACTGGAGACACGGGCTTCAGCTTCACACAAGACTcag GTACAGACGTCATGCTGCTGGATAACTTTTCCACTGACTGCTCCTTCTCCAGCCACCACACCAGCGCCACGGGCAACCGCAGGCGGAGCTCAGTCACGTTCGAGGACCAAGTGGACCAGCATTCCAAAG ACTCCTCCCCCCCTACTGCCGCCGTGCTGGTCAAAGCCGAGCTCCACAACTCCCTGGACACCTTTGCTTCCTGCCTGGCCAAGGCCATCGAGTGCGACGCAAGGCTGCAGATTTTCGGAGAGGGGACGCCCTCCCTGCCTCCACTGCCGGGGGCGTTGTTCACGAGCCGCAATGTCCAGCGGGCGCCCCGCTACCTGGACGGACAGAGACTGAGGATGGAGAGCATCGATGAAGGAATAGTGAAAGACGACCAGCgagaggacgaggacgaggaagacGGCGACTGa